One Hyla sarda isolate aHylSar1 chromosome 11, aHylSar1.hap1, whole genome shotgun sequence genomic window carries:
- the LYSET gene encoding lysosomal enzyme trafficking factor, with translation MMNFRQRMGWIGVGLYLFVSAAAFYYVFEINDTYNRLALEHVQPKPQGPGAGASWTHSLKARLLSLPFWMWAALFLLPYFQLFLFLYSCTRADPRTVGYCILPICLAVLCNRHQSFVKASNQISRLQLIDT, from the coding sequence ATGATGAATTTTCGGCAGCGGATGGGATGGATCGGAGTCGGCCTCTACCTCTTCGTGAGCGCAGCCGCTTTCTATTACGTCTTTGAAATCAATGACACTTACAATAGACTGGCACTAGAGCACGTGCAGCCCAAACCGCAGGGTCCTGGGGCGGGAGCATCATGGACACACTCCCTGAAGGCGCGCCTGCTGTCGCTGCCATTTTGGATGTGGGCAGCTCTCTTCCTCCTTCCTTACTTCCAGCTCTTCCTCTTCCTGTATTCCTGCACCAGAGCTGACCCCCGCACCGTGGGCTACTGCATCCTCCCCATCTGCCTGGCCGTCCTCTGCAACCGCCACCAGTCCTTCGTCAAAGCCTCCAATCAGATCAGTCGGCTGCAGTTAATTGACACTTGA
- the LOC130295042 gene encoding EKC/KEOPS complex subunit GON7-like isoform X2, whose amino-acid sequence MELSAELIGRDGSSRPLRVTCEEGTLRGVLRGLERLQGALSTEMTELVEREKGSGAAHNPDNEDEEGGDDDDDDDDDDDEDSLKNGTVPSSPPAKRNKTRQN is encoded by the exons ATGGAGCTGAGTGCGGAGCTCATTGGCAGGGATGGGAGTAGCCGCCCGCTTCGGGTTACTTGTGAGGAGGGGACACTGCGGGGGGTCCTGAGGGGGCTAGAGcggctgcagggggcgctgtcCACGGAGATGACCGAATTGGTGGAGCGAGAGAAAGGATCCGGAGCCGCACACAACCCAG ACAATGAAGATGAagaaggtggtgatgatgatgatgatgatgacgacgacgaCGATGAGGATAGCTTGAAGAACGGAACTGTACCCAGCAGCCCTCCTGCAAAGCGAAACAAGACTCGCCAGAATTAA
- the LOC130295042 gene encoding uncharacterized protein LOC130295042 isoform X1, whose protein sequence is MELSAELIGRDGSSRPLRVTCEEGTLRGVLRGLERLQGALSTEMTELVEREKGSGAAHNPDSELWTTVKENPELQNFLPKKQTMKMKKVVMMMMMMTTTTMRIA, encoded by the exons ATGGAGCTGAGTGCGGAGCTCATTGGCAGGGATGGGAGTAGCCGCCCGCTTCGGGTTACTTGTGAGGAGGGGACACTGCGGGGGGTCCTGAGGGGGCTAGAGcggctgcagggggcgctgtcCACGGAGATGACCGAATTGGTGGAGCGAGAGAAAGGATCCGGAGCCGCACACAACCCAG actcagaactgtggacaacggtaaaagaaaaccctgaactacagaacttcctgcccaaaaaacag ACAATGAAGATGAagaaggtggtgatgatgatgatgatgatgacgacgacgaCGATGAGGATAGCTTGA